One Manihot esculenta cultivar AM560-2 chromosome 6, M.esculenta_v8, whole genome shotgun sequence DNA segment encodes these proteins:
- the LOC110618296 gene encoding transcription factor PRE3 has translation MSSRRSRSRPSGSSRITDDQILDLVTKLQQLLPEIGNRRSDKVSAAKVLQETCNYIRSLHREVDDLSERLSELLANTDTAQAAVIRNLLMQ, from the exons ATGTCTAGCCGAAGATCGAGATCAAGACCATCAGGGAGTTCAAGAATCACAGATGATCAGATCCTTGATCTTGTTACTAAGTTGCAACAGCTTCTTCCTGAGATTGGTAATAGGCGTTCGGACAAG GTGTCAGCTGCCAAGGTGTTGCAGGAGACATGCAATTATATCAGAAGCTTGCACAGAGAGGTTGATGATCTTAGCGAGAGGCTATCTGAGCTATTGGCGAATACAGACACTGCACAGGCTGCCGTAATTAGGAATTTACTTATGCAATAG